From a single Nostoc sp. MS1 genomic region:
- a CDS encoding valine--pyruvate transaminase: protein MNPALTKIGDQMSNLTGVRAIMKDIIETLQSGGGQDLINLSAGNPLILPEVEQLWRDATAELLASSEYGEVVCRYGSSQGYGPLISAIAKDFNQRYGLNLTERNILITPGSQSLYFYAANAFGGYASSGELKQIVLPLSPDYTGYGGVSLFPEALLAYKPTLDIDAANHKFKYRPDFSQLSVNENTGCIIFSRPCNPTGNVLTEDEVRKIAALAAPYNVPVLIDSAYGPPFPALNFTDMQPVFGDNIIHCMSLSKAGLPGERIGIAIGDEKLIQVLECFQTNLCIHPSRYGQAIAARAIDSGSLVQIAEQVIRPFYQQKFTVLESTLDAALPKDLPWFLHRGEGAIFGWLWLKDLPMTDWELYQQLKKVGVIVVPGSTFFPGLKEDWQHKHQCLRISLTGSDEEIAIGMQRLAKAVSQIYQPTAVSA from the coding sequence ATGAACCCTGCCCTAACTAAAATTGGCGATCAAATGTCCAACCTGACTGGTGTACGAGCGATTATGAAGGACATTATCGAAACGTTACAGTCTGGAGGAGGGCAGGATTTAATTAATTTGAGCGCGGGTAATCCGTTGATACTACCAGAAGTAGAGCAGTTGTGGCGGGATGCGACAGCAGAACTTTTGGCTAGTTCTGAATATGGCGAAGTAGTTTGTCGCTATGGTTCTAGCCAAGGTTACGGGCCATTGATTAGTGCGATCGCCAAAGATTTTAATCAGCGTTATGGTTTAAACTTAACTGAACGCAACATTTTAATTACTCCTGGTAGTCAAAGTCTCTACTTCTACGCTGCTAATGCCTTCGGAGGTTATGCCAGCAGTGGCGAACTCAAGCAAATTGTTCTGCCTTTAAGTCCTGACTACACTGGCTACGGCGGTGTGAGCTTGTTTCCAGAAGCTTTATTGGCTTACAAACCCACTCTAGATATTGATGCTGCTAACCACAAATTCAAATATCGCCCTGATTTTAGCCAACTGTCGGTAAATGAAAACACTGGTTGTATCATTTTCTCCCGTCCCTGCAATCCCACAGGCAACGTCTTAACAGAAGATGAAGTGAGAAAAATTGCTGCCTTGGCTGCACCCTATAATGTTCCTGTGTTAATTGACTCAGCCTATGGGCCTCCTTTCCCGGCGCTAAACTTCACAGATATGCAGCCAGTGTTCGGTGATAATATCATTCACTGCATGAGTTTATCAAAAGCGGGATTACCAGGAGAACGTATTGGTATTGCCATCGGTGATGAAAAGTTAATTCAAGTTCTAGAGTGTTTCCAAACTAACCTGTGTATTCATCCTTCACGCTATGGACAGGCGATCGCGGCTCGTGCTATTGACTCCGGTAGCTTAGTACAAATAGCCGAACAAGTAATTCGTCCCTTTTATCAACAGAAATTCACGGTTCTAGAAAGTACCTTAGACGCAGCCCTGCCCAAGGATTTACCTTGGTTCCTCCATCGTGGTGAAGGCGCAATCTTTGGTTGGTTGTGGTTAAAGGATCTACCCATGACTGACTGGGAACTCTATCAACAACTCAAGAAAGTAGGTGTAATTGTCGTTCCTGGTAGTACCTTCTTCCCAGGATTAAAAGAAGACTGGCAGCACAAACACCAATGTCTACGCATTAGTCTCACTGGTAGTGATGAAGAAATTGCCATCGGTATGCAGCGTCTAGCCAAAGCAGTTTCACAAATTTATCAGCCTACAGCCGTTAGTGCCTAA
- a CDS encoding helix-turn-helix domain-containing protein, translating to MNLLNEDQEQQLKEISKYLLQVRQEKGIRIEEVAAKTNIRLYFLQALDAGKFTELPEPVYVQGFIRRYADMLGLDGQALAKSFNLNAAPVITPEFHHEETEHIRKRPNIRIPLFVPFIVLIAGAAIALIYTLNPKLITQSFAKQDSAATKPVQTEPSPLTVAPPAATPDATVANLQNSTSSPITPPLNNSAIATPSPTPSTANNPNAPVAVTLELQGNSWVQVKADGKTEFVGELTKGQRRTWTAKKQLTVRSGNAGAVLISVNEKPAQILGANGRVKEVTYTPGVVSQ from the coding sequence GTGAACCTATTAAATGAGGATCAAGAACAACAACTTAAAGAAATAAGTAAATATTTGCTCCAGGTAAGACAAGAAAAAGGTATCCGTATAGAAGAAGTAGCAGCTAAAACAAATATTAGACTATATTTCCTCCAAGCTTTAGACGCAGGTAAATTTACAGAATTACCTGAACCTGTGTATGTTCAAGGATTTATTCGTCGTTATGCAGATATGTTAGGTTTGGATGGACAGGCTTTGGCTAAAAGCTTTAATCTCAACGCTGCACCTGTCATTACTCCAGAGTTTCATCATGAGGAAACTGAACACATAAGAAAAAGACCCAATATCAGGATTCCTCTTTTTGTTCCTTTCATTGTACTAATAGCAGGTGCAGCGATCGCACTTATTTACACGCTCAATCCCAAACTCATCACTCAATCTTTCGCCAAACAAGACTCAGCAGCGACTAAGCCAGTTCAAACCGAACCTTCACCGCTTACAGTCGCACCTCCAGCAGCAACACCAGACGCAACAGTCGCCAACCTACAAAATTCCACCTCATCACCCATAACCCCACCATTAAACAATAGTGCCATAGCCACCCCATCACCCACACCCAGCACCGCAAATAATCCTAATGCACCAGTAGCAGTGACCTTAGAACTCCAAGGTAATTCATGGGTACAAGTGAAAGCCGATGGTAAAACAGAGTTCGTCGGGGAACTGACTAAAGGACAACGCAGAACGTGGACAGCAAAAAAACAGTTAACTGTACGTTCTGGTAACGCCGGCGCTGTACTAATTTCTGTCAACGAAAAACCCGCCCAAATTTTAGGCGCTAATGGTCGTGTGAAAGAGGTAACATATACGCCGGGAGTTGTTAGTCAATAG